In Leptolyngbya sp. NIES-2104, the genomic window ACACACCAAAACGAATTCATCGCCGCAAACTTCACGCAATTGGGCGACTTCATGCGGCGAACAAACTGCACCCGATAACCCGCTTTCTTTTGCCAATAACGCCATTTCCAGCGCATATTCCGGCAGTTCTAACGGAATCTTCAACTCAAACGCCAGCGATCGAGCAGACAAACTCGTCAACACCGTAATCGCGATCAATCGAGACGGCGTAGCTCCTTCAGGCGTATTAGATACGATGGCGTTCTGCGCTTGTTCTAATGCCGTTTTACCCGCAGTCGCATGAATTGTGATCAAATCGACTCCAAATCGCGCCGCTGCTCCACAAGCTCCCGCAACCGTATTGGGAATATCGTGAAATTTCAAATCGAGAAAAATCCGCTTCTGCCGCTCTTTTAGAACTTTCAGAATGTTTGATCCGCTGCTGACGAAAAGTTCTAAACCGACTTTCCAGAAGGTGACTTGAGGAAGTCGATCGATAAGCGCGATCGCAGCTTCTTCCGACGACACATCTAGAGGGACAATAATGCGATCGTTCATGGCACAAACCGGACAAATTTACTTTTCCCAAGCTGAAGAACTTTTCCAGTCAACGTTTCCGGCGATTCAAAGAGTAAATCCATGTTGCTCATTTTTTCGCCCTCTAGTTTGACCGCTCCCCCTTGAATCTGTCGCCGCGCTTCAGAACTCGATTTACACAATCCTGCCGCCGCTACAAGATAGAACAATTTCGCTGGAAACTGCACCCCGGACAGCGAAAATTCTGGAACCGAATCGCTCTGAGATCCCGCCCCTTGAACGAGACTAAGAGCGGCATTCTGAGCTTCAAGAGCGCGTTCCTTGCCGTGATATTGAGAGACGACATCGATCGCGAGAAGTTTTTGGCGATCGCGGGGACTGTCCGGCAACTGATCGAGTGGAAGATCGGTTAAAAGCTCAAAATATTGTGCGATCGTGCTATCCGGCACTTTCTCTAATTTCGAGTACATACTCAGCGGATCTTCAGACAATCCGACATAGTTACCGAGCGATTTCGACATTTTCTGCACACCGTCTAATCCCGGCAAAATCGGCATCAATAACCCAAATTGCGGAGTCTGTCCAAAATGCCGCTGTAAATCGCGTCCAACCGCCAAATTGAACTTCTGATCCGTTCCACCCAATTCGACATCGGCTTCAAGCGCCACCGAATCGTACCCCTGCATCAACGGGTACAAAAATTCGTGTAGATAAATCGGATTTTCCTTCTTATACCGCTCCGCAAATCCTTCTTTTGCCAGCATTTGTCCCACGGTCATCGTCGCCAACAATTCTAAAATCTTGGGCAAATCCAGCTTCGAGAGCCATTCCGAGTTGTAGCGCACTTCCAACCGTCCAGGAGTCTCAAAATCCAAAATCGGACGCAACTGTCTT contains:
- the tyrS gene encoding tyrosine--tRNA ligase, whose product is MSHSLDWLFRGTTEIFPDQPDSDQPTENLRVRLEQSDKPLRIKFGIDPTGTDIHLGHSTIYRKLRQFQDAGHTAVLLIGDFTARIGDPTGKSEVRKQLTEEEVKANAATYLRQLRPILDFETPGRLEVRYNSEWLSKLDLPKILELLATMTVGQMLAKEGFAERYKKENPIYLHEFLYPLMQGYDSVALEADVELGGTDQKFNLAVGRDLQRHFGQTPQFGLLMPILPGLDGVQKMSKSLGNYVGLSEDPLSMYSKLEKVPDSTIAQYFELLTDLPLDQLPDSPRDRQKLLAIDVVSQYHGKERALEAQNAALSLVQGAGSQSDSVPEFSLSGVQFPAKLFYLVAAAGLCKSSSEARRQIQGGAVKLEGEKMSNMDLLFESPETLTGKVLQLGKSKFVRFVP
- the pyrF gene encoding orotidine-5'-phosphate decarboxylase, translating into MNDRIIVPLDVSSEEAAIALIDRLPQVTFWKVGLELFVSSGSNILKVLKERQKRIFLDLKFHDIPNTVAGACGAAARFGVDLITIHATAGKTALEQAQNAIVSNTPEGATPSRLIAITVLTSLSARSLAFELKIPLELPEYALEMALLAKESGLSGAVCSPHEVAQLREVCGDEFVLVCPGVRPSWAAAGDQQRIMTPKQAIGAGASYLVIGRPITAADDPVAAFDRICEELAV